In Streptomyces erythrochromogenes, the DNA window CTGCGGCAGAGGTGTTCGTAGACATGCCGCAGATACTGGTCAGCGCGGATGGACGTCCGCTATACGCCTGATCAACATGACGTACGCATCCCCTCCCAGAGCATCGCATCCCCCACTGACAACGGGCCTCACCCGCCCCGGTAGTGAACGTGCGGCAGGATGCGGGCACATGACTCTCTCGTCGCGCTTCGACTTGCCGGGACAGATACGGTCCGTCGCCGCCCAGCACCCTTCCGGCCCCCTGTACGCAACCACTTACGGGGCGAATCCGCTGGAGACGGTCGTCTCGTCGGTCGATCTGTCCGGGCGGGTCCTGTGGCAGCGGGCGTATCCGGGCACCGGACGCCCTCGATCCCGGCTGTCGCCGAGCGGCACTCTCTGGCTCGCGCGGCCGACGGATGGGGGCGGCCGGGCACTGGAGGGCATCCTTCCCGACGGTTCGGTGGACCGGACCGTCATCCTGCCGTGCCGGGCAGGAGAGGAGGTGGCGGCCTTCGTCGCGCTCGGCGACGGCTTCTGCGTCAGTTGGGCCGGCGCCGCCCCGATGCTGCTCGCACCGGGCTGGAGACCGTCACAGGTGCCACGCGTCGCACGGTACAGCCGGGACGGGCAATGCCTGTGGTCGACGCCGATCGACCTCGGCCCGGTCTCGCACCCCGGCATGCTCGAGGTGAACGCGGAGACCGGCTGGGAGGTACGAACGGCGGCGCCGCGACCGCCGGAGTGGGTGGAAGCCGCCCGTTGGGAGCCGCTGCTCGTGTCCGGCGACAGGGTCGCGGCCGGTTTCGCCGATGGCCGGAGCGGCGTCGGGCGAACCTTCTTCCTGGACTTCGTGAGCGGTGCGCTCGTCGCCGTCACGGACCCCGGGCCCTCACGCCGCAATGCGATCGCAGGTCATGGTGCCTTCCTGGTCGGCACCCTGGGTTACGGGGCGTGAGCCACGCGCCGTTTCGGCCGCGACGGAATGGAGGGCGCCCGCTGGGACTGCCACGGGGCGATGACCGTGGACGGGCTCGGCACCGTTCGCGGCCTCTCGCTGTCGGTCACCCCGTCCTCCACGTCGCGATTCCGTCGGCTGACCAACTCGAACGGCCGTGTGGACGGGCCTCATCTGGCCGACCGCCACATCTCGCATCCGGCGGTGGACACCAACGGCACCACGGTGTTCTGGCATGACGGAAAGCTGGTCGCCGTCGACTCGGACATGGCCCTGCGCGAGTTGTTCGTGTCGGACGACGACAGGAACGTGCCGGGACGCACCCTGCTGCTCGGAGGAGGCCTCGTCGTCCAGTCCCTGGGCAGCGAGATCCTCGCCTTCCGGACGGATCTGGCCGCCCTGGCCGATGGTCCGTGGCCGTGCGGCGATGCGAACCTCCTGGGCAATCCCGTGCTGGAGTGACGGGGCCCGGTGGCGATGGGCGGGGTCAGTCCTTGTGTTTGGCGCGGCTGGGCTGGACGCGTTTGGGTTCGCCCGGCATTTTCGGGTAGTCCGGGGGGTACGGCATGTCGCCCAGGCCGTGGTCGTGTTCGTCGCGGGCCGCGAGTTCCAGAACGGCGTCCAGGGTGAAGGCGTGGTCTTCCATGTCCGCGTGCACATCGCCCAGTTCCGCGAAGCGGGCCGGCATCGTCACGATGTCGAAGTCCCGCGGCTCGGCGTCGTCCACCTCGTCCCAGCGCAGCGGCGCCGAGACCGGGGCGTGCGGGCGGGGGCGGACCGAGTAGGCGGAGGCGATCGTGCGGTCCCGCGCCGTCTGGTTGTAGTCGACGAAGATCCGCTCGCCGCGCTCCTCCTTCCACCAGGCCGTCGTGACCTTGCCCGGCATGCGGCGCTCCAGTTCCCGGCCGAGGGCGATGGCGCACCGGCGGACCTCGGTGAAGGTCCAGCGCGGCTCGATCGGGACGAAGACGTGCAGTCCCCGGCCGCCGGAGGTCTTGG includes these proteins:
- the ligD gene encoding non-homologous end-joining DNA ligase produces the protein MGAAGNAIELEAAGRTVRLSSPDKVYFPERGLTKRHVAEYYLAVADGILRALRDRPTTLERYPDGVEGESFFQKRAPKNLPEWIPTAHIAFPSGRTADEICPTEPAAVLWAANLGCLTFHPWPVRREDTDRPDELRIDLDPQPGTDYHHAVAAAHQLRALLEELGLRGWPKTSGGRGLHVFVPIEPRWTFTEVRRCAIALGRELERRMPGKVTTAWWKEERGERIFVDYNQTARDRTIASAYSVRPRPHAPVSAPLRWDEVDDAEPRDFDIVTMPARFAELGDVHADMEDHAFTLDAVLELAARDEHDHGLGDMPYPPDYPKMPGEPKRVQPSRAKHKD